From Micromonospora sp. NBC_01699, a single genomic window includes:
- a CDS encoding aldo/keto reductase: MQLRAFGSTGLRVSAIGLGAWQLGRSAQWPDGPDPTEAVRIVHTALDAGVNLIDTAPGYADGQSESNIGRALTGRRRDEVILCTKVGYHPDGSPNWAPGAVEASIESSARRMNVDHVDIVVLHNPPPEILDGTTGEHYQVLQQLRDKGTIRAYGASVDWGADIDTVLTTSASDALEVRLSALYQEPWQALGRARDRGVGTLVKVPLESGWLAGRYDADSVFTDVRDRWTRADVVLRAGLVDEFRELLPDGVSLLDGALRFLLHYDAVSTVIPGTKSLAQLHSSLAAAAEPLPTETFRAIRGWYDERLAAQPLDW, encoded by the coding sequence ATGCAGCTCAGGGCGTTCGGCTCGACCGGCCTACGGGTCAGCGCGATCGGCCTCGGTGCCTGGCAGCTCGGCCGATCGGCACAGTGGCCAGACGGACCGGATCCGACGGAGGCGGTCCGGATCGTGCACACCGCGCTCGACGCCGGGGTCAACCTCATCGACACCGCACCCGGATACGCCGACGGACAGAGCGAGTCGAACATCGGCCGGGCGCTGACCGGCCGCCGCCGCGACGAGGTGATCCTCTGCACCAAGGTCGGTTACCACCCCGACGGCAGCCCGAACTGGGCACCCGGCGCCGTCGAGGCGTCGATCGAGAGCAGCGCCCGCCGGATGAACGTCGACCACGTCGACATCGTCGTCCTGCACAACCCGCCGCCGGAGATCCTCGACGGCACCACCGGCGAGCACTACCAGGTCCTGCAACAGCTCAGGGACAAGGGCACGATCCGCGCCTACGGTGCGTCCGTCGACTGGGGAGCCGACATCGACACCGTACTGACCACCAGTGCCTCGGACGCGCTGGAGGTCCGGCTGTCCGCCCTCTACCAGGAGCCGTGGCAGGCGTTGGGCCGAGCCCGGGACCGGGGTGTCGGAACCCTGGTCAAGGTGCCACTGGAGTCCGGCTGGCTCGCCGGCAGGTACGACGCGGACAGCGTCTTCACCGACGTACGCGACCGGTGGACCCGCGCCGACGTCGTGCTGCGCGCCGGCCTGGTGGACGAGTTCCGGGAACTGCTGCCCGACGGGGTGAGCCTGCTCGACGGCGCGCTGCGCTTCCTGCTCCACTACGACGCGGTGTCCACCGTCATCCCCGGCACCAAGTCCCTGGCCCAACTGCACAGCAGCCTCGCCGCCGCCGCCGAGCCGCTGCCGACCGAGACGTTCCGGGCGATCCGGGGCTGGTACGACGAACGACTCGCCGCCCAGCCCCTCGACTGGTAG
- a CDS encoding putative leader peptide has protein sequence MRSAYLTKRGHIDLLRVASAACRRSI, from the coding sequence GTGCGAAGCGCCTATCTGACAAAGCGGGGTCACATCGACCTCCTGCGTGTCGCCAGCGCCGCCTGTCGACGCTCCATCTGA